CAATCGGAAGAGAAGGAGATTTAGCATCGTATCAGTGGGAATTTAATTTAATAGATGATAAACAACTAAATGCTTGGTGTATGCCTGGTGGAAAGGTAGCTTTCTACACTGGAATAATGCCTATATGTAAAAACGAAACAGGGGTAGCAGTAGTTATGGGTCACGAAGTAGCTCATGCATTAGCAGGACATGGAAACGAAAGAATATCATCAGCAATGGTAGCACAGGGCTTAGGCATGGTAGCTGGAGCAAGTATAAAAAATCAAGCTTTAAGACAAGTATTCTCGGTAGCTTATCCTCTAGGTTCTCAGGCAGCACAACTTGCTTATGGAAGAAAACAAGAGTTAGAAGCTGACGAGATGGGCTTATACATTATGGCTATGGCTGGTTATGACCCAAGAGAAGCTCAGCCTTTCTGGCAAAGAATGGAGTCTGCATCTGGAGGAAGTGCTTCTAGACAACCAGAGTTTCTATCTACCCACCCAAACCCTGAACACAGAAGAGCTGATATACAGCTACATTTACCTAAAGCGTTAGAATATTATAAAACTGCAGGAGGTAAAATATAGTTATTCGAGTTAATTTTCTTATCTTTGGGAAGTAAATAAATTCACTTTGATTATGAAAAGTTTAACAACTGTAGGAATTATACTTTTAACTGTCGCTGCTCTTTTATTTTATTTCACAACTGACTTTAAAATAGAGCTTTCTCATCTTATAGGAGTTTTGGGCGGTATCGGTATCGGTCTCATTATTGGTGGGGTTATAGGATACATTAGCAAAGGTAGTGCCGTGAGAGAAGCTGCTAAAAGAAAAGAATTTGAGCGACTACAGAAAGAGAAAATTGAAATAGAAAGACAAGCTGCAGAATTAGCCGCACAACAAAATACTTACAACAAAAATACTCAGAGTTAATCTCTGAGTATTTTTTTGTTTCTTATTAAAAAAAATAAAAAGGTGTGTATTAAAACTGATAACCTAAACCTACAATAAAGAAGCTAGGACGGTTGTCATATCTTACCACTTCATCTGTACTACTAGATACTGTTCTTATAAAATCTCTTTGATCTTTAGAGAAAGCTCCTTCGTAACGAGCA
The genomic region above belongs to Riemerella anatipestifer and contains:
- a CDS encoding M48 family metallopeptidase, whose product is MKIKTLLGASVLTLGLVACATNPLTGRKSFQFMDNSQLASMSLEQYQSTLSKAKVISGTTEARQVKNVGLRIKNAAENYYRSIGREGDLASYQWEFNLIDDKQLNAWCMPGGKVAFYTGIMPICKNETGVAVVMGHEVAHALAGHGNERISSAMVAQGLGMVAGASIKNQALRQVFSVAYPLGSQAAQLAYGRKQELEADEMGLYIMAMAGYDPREAQPFWQRMESASGGSASRQPEFLSTHPNPEHRRADIQLHLPKALEYYKTAGGKI